One genomic region from Sphingobacterium multivorum encodes:
- the cysM gene encoding cysteine synthase CysM, producing the protein MGNIIDTIGNTPLVEITQFHTNPKVRIFAKMEGNNPAGSVKDRAALNMIRSAMERGDITKDSKLIEATSGNTGIALAMIAGIYGLNLELVMPASSTRERTLTMEAYGAKVTLLESMEICRDYAEEKAEKEGYFILNQFANPDNYEAHIKTTGPEIWRDTAGKITHFVSAMGTTGTIMGNSIYLKEKNAAIQIVGCQPTPESSIPGIRRWPEAYLPKIFDPSRVDRVIDISQQEATALARELVKREGVFAGMSTGGAFAGALKIANEIDEGLIVFIACDRGDRYLSSDLFG; encoded by the coding sequence ATGGGAAATATCATAGATACCATAGGAAATACACCCTTAGTCGAGATTACACAATTTCATACAAATCCCAAGGTGCGGATCTTTGCAAAAATGGAAGGTAATAATCCTGCGGGCTCGGTGAAAGATCGTGCAGCACTCAATATGATCCGTTCGGCGATGGAGCGGGGCGATATTACAAAAGATAGTAAATTGATCGAGGCAACGAGCGGTAATACGGGGATCGCACTTGCTATGATCGCCGGTATATATGGACTTAACCTCGAGCTTGTGATGCCAGCTTCTTCAACGCGGGAGCGAACGCTTACGATGGAGGCTTACGGGGCGAAAGTTACTTTATTGGAATCCATGGAAATATGTCGCGATTATGCAGAAGAAAAGGCCGAAAAAGAAGGCTATTTTATATTGAATCAATTTGCAAATCCAGATAACTACGAAGCACATATCAAAACAACGGGACCTGAAATCTGGCGTGATACTGCGGGGAAGATTACACATTTTGTAAGCGCCATGGGAACTACGGGGACAATTATGGGAAATTCCATCTATTTGAAGGAAAAAAATGCAGCCATTCAGATCGTAGGCTGTCAGCCCACTCCTGAATCTTCCATACCAGGCATACGGCGTTGGCCCGAAGCCTATCTGCCTAAGATTTTTGATCCAAGCAGGGTAGATCGCGTTATCGATATATCCCAACAGGAGGCAACAGCGCTTGCCCGGGAACTTGTTAAGCGTGAAGGGGTTTTTGCAGGAATGAGCACCGGTGGAGCTTTTGCAGGAGCACTTAAAATTGCAAATGAAATCGACGAAGGCCTTATTGTATTTATTGCCTGTGACCGAGGTGACCGCTATTTGAGTTCAGACCTTTTTGGCTAA